Proteins from one Oscillatoria nigro-viridis PCC 7112 genomic window:
- the lspA gene encoding signal peptidase II, which yields MRFKRNPLFWVAAVISLVLDHLTKFWVVQNFDLTVPPQTQALLPGVFHFTYVVNTGAAFSLFSNGGAIWLRWLSLGVSVGLIVLAWFGPRINRWEQAGYGLILGGALGNGIDRFVSGHVVDFIDFRIIRFPVFNLADVFINAGIICLLIATFHSAPPPRRQDDGDSISD from the coding sequence ATGCGTTTTAAAAGAAATCCCTTGTTCTGGGTGGCTGCTGTTATCAGTTTAGTTTTAGACCACCTGACTAAGTTTTGGGTGGTACAAAATTTTGACTTGACGGTTCCTCCGCAGACGCAGGCGCTGTTACCTGGGGTGTTTCACTTCACTTATGTTGTTAATACCGGTGCGGCTTTTAGTCTGTTCAGCAATGGCGGGGCGATTTGGTTGCGCTGGCTGTCTTTGGGCGTTAGTGTCGGATTGATTGTGCTGGCTTGGTTCGGGCCGCGAATTAACCGCTGGGAACAAGCTGGCTACGGTTTGATTTTGGGGGGAGCACTGGGGAACGGGATCGATCGATTTGTTTCGGGTCACGTTGTAGATTTTATCGATTTTCGGATAATTCGGTTCCCCGTATTTAATCTAGCCGATGTGTTTATTAATGCTGGGATTATCTGTTTGCTGATTGCAACTTTTCACAGTGCACCGCCGCCGAGAAGGCAAGACGATGGCGATTCTATTTCAGACTAA